A region of the Mesoterricola sediminis genome:
ATCGCCGACCAGGTCTACGGCACCCTCACCCTGGACGGTCCCGAACGGCCCCTCCTGCGGGCCCACCCGGAGCTGGCGGACCGCACCCTCGTCGTGGAGAGCTTCTCCAAGCGCTTCGCCATGACCGGGTACCGCCTGGGCTGCGCCGCGGGCCCCCGCGCCCTGGTGCGGGCCATGACGGCCCTGGCCTCCACCAGCGTCACCCACGCCTCCATGCTCGCCCAGCATGCGGGCATCGCCGCCCTGGCGCTGGACGGGACCTGGGAGGCCGCCGTGCGCGACGGCCTCCGCCTCCGCCGCGACCGCTTCCAGGCGGGCCTGGCGGCCCTGCCCGGCCTCACCTGCCAGCGGCCGGAGGGCGCCCTCTACCTCTTTCCCGGGGTCGGCGCCTGGATGGCCGACCATGGGGTGGCCACGGACGGAGAGCTGGCCGATCGTCTGCGGGACGCCGCCGGCGTGAAGGTCCTGCCCGGCACCCCCTTCGGAGCCCCCGGCCACCTGCGGATCTCCCTGGCGGCCCCCCTCCCGGACCTGGACCGGGCCCTGGCCCGCCTCACGGACTTCTTCAGGAATGCGCCCGCCGGCTGAACCCGGCGCCCCTTCGCGTCATCGAAGCTCCGCGGAGGTGGAGCATGGAGGACCGCGACGGGCAGAGCGTCTCCCTGTGGATGGAGGGGCCGGCCCCGGCCCCGCCCGTCCTGGCGGCGGACCTGGACACGGATGTGTGCGTGATCGGCGCCGGGATCGCCGGCCTGACGACGGCCTACCAGCTGGGCCGCGCGGGCCGGGCGGTCACGGTCCTGGACGAGGGCCTCCCCGGCCGGCGCCAGACCTGGCGCACGACGGCCCACCTCGCCAGCGCCGTGGACGATCGTTTCGTGGAGCTCGAGCGGCTCCACGGCGCCGAGGGGGCCCGCCTCGCGGCGGACAGCCACGCCTCCGCCATCGACCACATCGGCCGGATCGTGGTCCAGGAGCGCATCCCCTGCGGGTTCAGGCGGCTCCCCGGCTACCTGTTCCTGGCGCCCGGGGGCCCGCCGGACCTCCTGGACCAGGAACTGGTGGCGGCCCGGCGCGCCGGGCTGGAGGTGGACAAGGTGCCCCGCCTCCCCATGGCCGGCTTCGACCCGGGCGCCTGCCTCCGCTTCGCCCGCCAGGGCCAGCTGGACCCCGTCGCCTACATGGCCGGCCTCGCCGCCGGCATCCTCCGGGATGGCGGCCACCTCTGGTCCGGCGCCCACGTCATCGCGGTGGAGGGGGGCGACCCCGCCCGGGTGCGCACGGCCACCGGCCCCACGGTGACGGCCCGGGCCGTCGTGGTGGCCACCAACACCCCCATCAACGACCGGTACGCCATCCACACCAAGCAGGCCCCCTACCGCACCTACGCCATCAGCGCCCGGATCCCCCCCGGCGCCCTGGAGGCCGCCCTGTACTGGGACACGGGGGACCCGTACCACTACGTTCGCCTGCGAGGCGACGGCACCGGCGAGGATGTGCTCATCGTGGGCGGGGAGGATCACAAGACGGGCCAGCAGGGCGACGGGACCGGCCCCTACGACCGCCTGGAGGCCTGGGCCCGGGTGCGTTTCCCCACCCTCGGCCCCGTGGACCACCGCTGGTCCGGCCAGGTGCTGGAGCCCGTGGACGGCCTGGCGTACATCGGCCGCAACCCCCTGGACGCCCCCAACGTGTACATCGCCACGGGGGATTCCGGCATGGGGATGACCCACGGCACCATCGCCGGCCTCCTCATCACCGACCTCATCGTGGGCCTGCCCAACCCCTGGGCCCCCCTGTACGATCCCGCCCGCAAGACCCTGCGGGCGGCCTCCGTCTTCACCCGGGAGAACGCCAACGCGGCCCTCCAGTTCGCGGCCTGGGTCACCCCGGGGGAGGTGCCCGGCGAGGAGGTCATCCCCCCCGGCGAGGGCGCCGTCGTCCGCCGGGGCCTGTCCAAGGTGGCCGTGTACCGGGACCCGGAGGGAAGCGCCCATGCATGCTCAGCCGTCTGCCCCCACCTGGGGGGGATCGTCGCCTGGAATCCGGGCGAGCACACCTGGGACTGCCCCTGCCACGGGTCCCGCTTCAGCGCCCTGGGCGAGGTTCTCAACGGCCCCGCCCTCTCGGGCCTGGCCCCCGCCCCGCTCCGGTAGAATGGGGGGATGGCCTGTCGTCCCTGGTTCCTTCTCTTCCTTGCCGTCACCGCCTGGGGCCAGGACCCCATCGCCCGGTTCCCCCAGCTGCCGCCCGGCACCGCCTCCATCACGGTGATGGACCGCCAGGGGCGGTTCGTGGGGCGGATCCAGCCCAGCCGGCGAACGTGGGTCACCCTGGACCGCATCCCCGCCTTCCTGCGCCAGGCCCTCCTGGCCGTGGAGGACGCCCGGTTCTACGAGCACGGCGGCATCGACCTGAAGGGCATCGCCCGCGCCCTGGTGCGGGACGTCACCCACGGGCGCATGGCCGAGGGCGGCTCCACCATCACCCAGCAGCTCATCAAGAACCGCTTCCTCTCCAACGAGCGGACCCTGGACCGCAAGCTCCAGGAAGCGCGCATGGCCATGGACTTCGAGAAGAAGTACTCCAAGGACCAGATCCTGGAGATGTACTTCAACGAGATCTACTTCGGGAACGGCGCCTGGGGCCTCGCCCAGGCGGCCCGCCTCTACTTCGACAAGAACCCCGAGGCCCTCACGGAGGCGGAGTGCCTCCTCCTGGCCGGCGTCCCCAAGAACCCCGGCCGCTACAACCCCCTGGGGAAGCCCGCGGACGTGGCCCTGCGCCGGGACGTGGTCCTGAAGCGCCTGGAGGAGCTGGGCTACGTCTCCGCCGCCCGGAAGCAGGACTTCTGGCGGCATCCGGCCGCCGTGCAGCCCCTGCCCCAGGCGCCCTCGTACCTGGCCCAGGTGCGCGCCCAGTTGGCGACCGAGCTGGGGGAGGACGCCGTCGAACGGGGAGGCCTGGAGGTCTTCGCGGCCCTGGACCTGGAACTTCAGAAGGCGGCGGAACGAACGCTCCGGGAGGGGGTGAAGCGCCTTTCCCCCGACCTCCAGGGCGCCCTGGTGGCCCTGGATCCCCTCACGGGGGACGTCCTCGCCGCGGTGGGGGACGCCGAGGGCCAGGCCCGGTCCCTCAACCGGGCCTTCACCTCCCGGCGCCAGCCCGGCTCCGCCATCAAGCCCCTGCTCTACGCCACCGCCGTGGACCAGGGCCTCACCGCGACCAGCCGCTGGAACGACGACCCCGTCGCCTATCCGGGCGCCGGGGGCCGCCCCTGGAAGCCCCGGAACTTCGCCGGCGAGCACCTGGAGGACCCCACCCTCGCCGAGGCCCTCGCCCACTCCAGCAACGTCGTGGCCGTGAAGGTCCTGGACCGGGTGGGCCTCCCCGCCTTCGTGGAAGCGGCCGGACGAATGGGCCTGCCCCTCCGGGCCGCCAACGGGCTGTCCCTGGCCCTGGGCACCAGCGAGGTGACCCTCAAGGACCTGGTGCAGGCCTACACGCCCCTGGCCAACCCCGGCAACCTGGCCCAGGCCCGCACGATCCTCCGCACCCATGACCTGCGGACCGGGGCCTGGGTGGAGCACGCGCCCTCGGTCCAGGCGGTGTTCAACCCGGCCGCCTGCTTTGTCACCGCCTGGATGATGCAGGACGTCCTCCTGCACGGCACCGCCAAGGCCCTGCGCACCTTCGCCCAGGAACACCCCTGCGCCGGCAAGACCGGCACCACCGAGGACCAGCAGGACGCCTGGTTCGTGGGCTTCACCCCCCACCTGGCCGCCGGCGTGTGGGTGGGCTTCGACCGGCCCCGCCCGGGTGGCCGGGGCTTCACCGGCGGCGCCGTGGCGGCCCCCATCTGGGAGCGCTTCATGAGGAAGGCCGTGGGCCACGCCGAGCCCGAGCCCTTCCAGGCCCCTGAAGGGGCCGTCCAGGTGACCGTGGATCCCGCCAGCGGCCAGGTGGCCACCGACGCCTGCCCCGCCACCGCCGAGGCCTGGTTCGTGGCCGGCACCGAGCCCCAGACCCCCTGCCCCCTCCATGCCCCCCAGGCGCCCGAGACCCAGCCCGTTCCCTGATCAGCCCCGGGGCCGACGCGCCTCCGCGTCCGTCCTTCCCGCCGGTGGATGCGGCGGCCAGGACGGACGCGGAGGGTGGACCCCGGTCAGCGCTTGACGGCGTCGGCCAGGAGGCCGGCCTTGTCCGTCTTTTCCCAGGGGAAGTCGCCGATGCGGCCGAAGTGGCCGTACGACGCCGTCTGGCGGTAGATGGGGCGCAGGAGGTCCAGCGACCGGATGATGCCCTTGGGGCTCAGGTCGAAGTGCTCGGCGACGAGCCGCTCGAGGACCGCGTCGTCCACCTTGCCGGTGCCGAAGGTGGTGACCATGACGCTCACGGGGCGGGCCACGCCGATGGCGTAGGCCACCTGGATCTCACAGCGGGAGGCGAGGCCGGCGGCCACGATGTTCTTGGCCACATAGCGGGCGGCATAAGCAGCCGAACGATCGACCTTGGAGGGGTCCTTGCCCGAGAAGGCGCCGCCCCCGTGGGGGGCCATGCCGCCGTAGGTGTCCACGATGATCTTCCGGCCCGTGAGGCCGCAGTCACCCTGGGGGCCGCCGATGACGAAGCGCCCGGTGGGATTCACCAGGTACTCGGTGTCCTTGAGCCACTCCGCCGGCATGACGGGCTTGATGATCTCCTCGATGACGGCCTCGCGGATCACCGCGTGCTCCAGTTCCGGAGCGTGCTGGGTGGAGAGGACGATGCTGCGGGCAGAAACGGGCCGGCCGTCCACGTAGCGGAGGGTCACCTGGCTCTTGGCGTCGGGACGGAGCCAAGGCAGGCGGCCGGACTTGCGCAGGGCGGCCTGGCGCTCCATGAGCCGGTGGGCGTAGTGGATGGCGGCGGGCATGAGGACGTCGGTCTCGTCGCAGGCGTAGCCGAACATGAGGCCCTGGTCGCCGGCGCCCTGCTCCTTGTCCAGGCCCTGGCCCTCGGAGACGCCCTGGCTGATGTCCTGGCTCTGCTTGTCGTAGCAGACCATCACGGCGCAGCCGCGGTAGTCGATGCCGTAGTCGGTGTTGTCGTAGCCGATGTCGCGGATGACGTTGCGCGCCACCTGGATGTAGTCGACGACGGCGTCGGTGGTGATCTCCCCAGCCATCACGACGAGGCCGGTGTTGCAGAGGGTCTCCGCCGCCACCCGGGAGCGGGGGTCCTGGGCCAGGACGGCGTCCAGCACCGCGTCGGAGATCTGGTCGGACACCTTGTCGGGATGCCCTTCCGACACCGACTCCGAGGTGAAGAGGAATTCATGGGACATTGCGTTTCTCCAGGGTTTCAGGTTGAGGTTCCTGCGCATGGGTCCGTGAGGTCCAGGGCACCGCAGCATCCTGCTCGGTTGCCGACCCCCCAGGGGGGGCACTCTACATGCGACTGCAATTTTCAAGCCCAGGCGGGGCCTTGTCAATGACGCCGGTGCCGGCGGCGGCCTGGAACACCCAGGCCAGGAGGACCACAAGCAGGCAGCCGATGACGTTGTACCAAAGGAACGAGATGGGGGTCAGGAAAAAGCAGGCCAGCACCGCCGCCTCGGCCACCAGTGCCGCCCAGAAGGCCGAGCCGCCACGGACCCGTTTCAGGTAGAAGGCGACGATGAAGATGCCGAGGATCGTGCCGTAGAAGAGGGAGCCCAGGAGGTTGACGGCCTCCACGAGGGACCCGAGGCGGCTGGCGTACTCGGCGAAGGCCACCGCGAAGATCCCCCAGCCCAGGGTGGCGAGGCGGGTGACGCGCACCTCCGAGGCGGGGCCGGCGCCCTTGCGGAAGCGGCGCCACAGGTCCACGAGCGTGGTGGCCCCCAGGGCGTTGATCTCCGCGGACATGCTGGACATGGAGGCGGAGAACTCGGCGGCGAGCACCAGGCCCACGACCCCCGCGGGCAGGGCGTGGAGGACGTACCAGAGGAAGATGTAGTTCACGTCGCTGGGATTGGTGCCGGGGGCCGCCTTGCGGAGCACCTCGACGCCGGCCTTGCGCACCTCCACGGCCCGGGCGTCGGCGCGGACGAGGGCCTCCCGCTCCGGCGCCGCGTCGCCCCGGCGGCGGGCCTCGGCGAAGGCCCGGGCGGCTGCCGCACGCTCGCCCGCGACCGTTTCCCACCGGGCTTCGATCTTCCGCCATTCGGAGGCCTGGGGTCCCGCCAGGGCCGCCTTCACGGGGGCGGGGTTGAAGAACACCGGCGGCGGGCTGAACTGGTGCGCCGCGAAGACGAGGACCCCCAGCAGGAGGATGAGGAACTGCATGGGCACCTTCAGGAGGCCGTTGGCCAGCAGGCCCATGCGGCTCTGGGAGACGGAGCTGCCCGAGAGGTACCGCTGCACCTGGCTCTGGTCGGTGCCGAAGTAGGAGAGGGAGAGGAAGAACCCCCCGATGAGGCCGGACCAGAGGTTGTAGCGGTTGGTGACGTCGAAGGAGGTGTCGATGGCGTTGAGGCGGCCCAGGCCCCCGGCCACGTGCAGGGCGTCCGCGAACCCGACGCCCGCGGGGAGCCTCCGCGCCACCAGGGCTCCGGCGGCCACCATGCCGCAGGTGATGATCAGCATCTGCCAGCTCTGGGCCCAGCTCACCGCGCGGGTGCCGCCGGTGACCGTGTAGATGAGCACAAGGGTGCCCACCAGGGCCAGGTTCACCCGGATGTCCCAGCCCAGCAGGACGGAGAGCACGAGGGCCGGGGCGTAGATCGTGAGCCCCACCGCGAGCCCGCGCTGCAGGAGGAAGAGCCCGGCCGCGAGGGTGCGGGTCTTGGCGTCGAAGCGCGCTTCCAGGAACTCGTAGGCGGTGAACACCTTGAGCTTGTGGAACAGGGGCACCAGGGTGGCGGAGAGGACCACCATGGCCAGGGGCAGGCCCAGGTAGAACTGGACGAAGCGCATCCCGTCCACGTAGGCCTGGCCCGGAGTGGAGAGGAAGGTGATGGCCGAGGCCTGCGTGGCCATGATGGAGAGGCAGATGGTGAACCACCGCGCGTCCCGGTTGGCCAGGATGTAGCCTTCGGCGTCCCGGTGCCCCCGGCCCTTCCACAGCCCGAAGAGGACCACGAAGGCCAGGCACCCGGCGAGGACCGCCCAGTCCAGGGGGCTCACGAGAACACCCGCGAGAAGACCCGCATCAGGACGATGCAGGCCAGCAGGTTCAGGATCACCAGGGCGTAGACCGCCCCCCAGCGCCTGCCGCCCGCCTCGGGGCCGCTCACCGGGCGCCCTTCAGGGCGAGGAGGTTCGCGAAGAGCCGGTAGGCCCCGCCCACCCCCTCCGGCAGCTGGCGGAAGAAGGAGATCCCCGTGTAGACGAAGTGCCCGCGGCCCCAGGGCGCGGCCAGGAGGCCCCCGGCCAGGGGCTTCTCGCCGGTGTCCGAGCAGGCCAGGACGGCGGTGTAGCGCGGGTCCCAGTCCTGGGCGAAGTAGAGGCCGCGCTCCTGGACCCAGCCCTGGAAGTCCGCGGGGCCGATGCGGTTGGGCCCGGCGAGGACCGGGTGGTCCGGGGCGAGGAAGGTGACGGGGGCGTCCTCCTCCGTCACGCGCCCGCGCCCCACGGTGAAGGGATAGGGCCCCAGGGCCGGGGTCACGAGGCCCTGGTCGGTGGCGTAGAGCACGACCTCGGTGCCGCCGGCGGCGACGTAGTCGAGCAGCCGGGTGCGGAGCTGGGCGAGGCGCGGCCGGGTGTTGAAGGCCCGGATGCCCACGACGATGGCGTCGTAGACGGCGAGGTCCGCCGTGGCGAGCTCCTCGTCGGAGAGGAGGTCCACCCGGTACCCCAGGGGCCGGAGCAGGGCCGGGATCTCGTCGCCCGGGCCCATGACGTAGCCGATGCGCGTGCCGCCCTTCTTCAGGTCCAGGCGCGCGACGCGGGCGCCGGCGGGGGTGAGGAGGGTCTGGACCGGGATGTGGGGATGGTCCACGAGGCGCCGGGAGAGGGCCGGGACGGGCCCCGCGCCCGTGTCCACCGTCACGGCCAGGGCGCCGCCGCCGGGGGCGGGCGGCGGGGTGAGGCGGGTCTCGAGGCGGGCCTCGTCCCCCGCGCGGTCCAGGCGCACCTGGAAGGCGGCGGGCTCCGCCGTCCAGCCCGGGGGCGGCGCCAGGCGGACCGTGCCGGCCACGGGGCCCCGCCCGGCGATCACGTCCAGGCGCAGGACCCGGGGGGTCCCGTCCGCGAGGATCTGGACGGGCTCGGCCAGGTTCACCAGGAGGGGCGGCACGACGAGGAAGGGTTCGCGCCGCTCCCCGAGGACGGGGTCCCGGTGGCGGCGCACCACGGGCACGGCGAGGCTGAAGGGGACACCGCCGCTGGACAACCGGAACACCGCCGTGAAGGCGGGGGGCGCTTCGGGCAGGCCGGCCAGGGGCGACGGGGGGGCCGCCGCGCCCGGCGCGGGGGCCGGCGCCGCGTCGGCCGGCACGGCGAGCCTCCGGGTCTCGGAAAAGGGCTGGTTCACCTCCAAAGTCCGCGGCGCCGTGGCGCCTCCGCCCAGATCGATCCCTTCCAGGACGATGCCCGGGGCCAGGCGGGAGAGCACCGTCAGGGTGACGGGGACGGTCTCCCCCGGGGCGGCGCTGGGGCGCTCCACGGTGGCCTCGGCCCACAGCCCCGCCGCGCAGCGGATGGCCTCCGTGAGTTCGGGGCCCTTCACGGCCTTCCAGGGATCCGGGGGCAGCCGGTCCAGGGCCGCCCGGGCCCGCAGGAGCCAGGGCAGCGCGCCGGAGGGGTCCTCCGGCCGGAAGGCTTCCCGGGCCTTGGCCAGGAGCGCGTCCACCTCGCCGCCGCCCGGAACCCGGTTCCAGGTGAGGTCCACGCCCTCCAGCAGATCCCCGGGCGCCTTCTGCCCGTCCAGGGGCTCGAAGGTCTCGGGCCGGGCGCCCCGCACCGGCAGGGCGCCGAAGCCCTGGCTCCGGTGCTGGCTGCGGCTCTCCGCCGCCAGTTCCGCGTAGGACCGGCCCAACAGCGGATCGTAGGCGCCGGGGTCCAGCCGCGTGAAGGTGCCGTCGGGCTGGCCCTCCCGGGGCCGGAAGCTGTTCCAGAGGATGCGGCGGGCCTGCCAGGGCCGGACGTAGGCCAGCTGCTCGGGGAAGGCCGCGGGGTCCGCCGCGGCGCGGAAGGCCTCCAGGGCCAGGATGGCGGAGGCCGTGTGGTGGCCGTGGGTGCCGCCGGGTTCGGGGGTGAAGCGGGTGAGGATCACGTCGGGGCGGACCCGGCGGATGACCCACACCACGTCGGCCAGGGCGGCGTCGTGGCCCCACACGCGCAGGGTCTCGGCCGGGGTCTTGGAGAAGCCGAAATCCACGGCGCGGGTGAACCACTGCTCGGCCCCGTCCACCCGGCGCGCGGCCAGCAATTCCTGGGTCCGGACGGCCGCCAGGGCCTCGCCCAGCTCCGTGCCGATGAGGTTCTGGCCGCCGCCGCCCCGGGTCATGGACAGGTAGGCGGTGCGGACCTTGCGGCCCCGGGCCAGGGCGGCGAGGACCTGGGTGTTCTCGTCGTCGGGGTGGGCGGCCACGTAGAGGACGGTCCCCAGCACCCGAAGGCGGTCGAGCATGCCCTGGAGGGCGGCGCCGTCCGGCAGGGGCGCCGGCTGGGCATTCAGGCCCAGGGTGCCGGCCAGGGCGAGGAGACAGGGGCGGGACACGGAGGGTCGAGGCAGCATCGGGCCTTCCAGGAAGCGAACGGGTACCCGACCAGAATAGTCGGGTACTGTCCGTTTCCCAAGTTCCCGCGGTCGCCGGTTCGTGATTGAATGGCGGTGGCGATGGTGTCCGCCCTGTAACCGCCCCGATGGCTGATGGCGCCTGACTTTTCCCCTGCGGAGGCGGCATGGCGTGGAATTGGCGGGTTGAGCGGACGGTCTGGGACCTGGGCCTGGGCTCCGCCGTGGGGGCCTTGGCGGGCTGTTCGTCAGCGCTCTTTCTCTACTTGCTCGAGCGGGTGATCGCCACCCGGGAGCACCACACCTGGCTCCTCTTCGCCCTCCCCGTCCTGGGGGCGGCTTCCGCTTGGCTGTACCACCGGTGGGGGGGCGAATCGGAGCGGGGCGGCGCCCTCATCCTGGACGAGGTGGTGGATTTCCGCGGGCGGGTGCCTGTGCGCATGGCCCCCCTGGTCCTGGCGGGCACCCTCCTCACGCACCTGGGCGGGGGCAGCGCGGGCCGGGAGGGCACGGCCATCCAGATGGGCGCCGGCCTGGCCACGGGCCTGGGCCGCCTCCGCTGGCGCTGGCTGGGCCTGAACGCCAGCCGCCAGCGCCTCCTCCTCATGGCCGGGGTCTCCGGCGGCTTCGGGGCCCTCTTCGGGACGCCCGCCGCCGGCGCGGTGTTCGGCATGGAGGTCATCACCATCGGCCTGCTGCGCTACGAGGGGCTCCTGGTGTGCGCCGCGGCCAGCTTCGCCGGGGACGGCGTCTGCCGGCTCCTGGGCGCCCACCACGCCCACTGGCGCCCCGCGGCCCCGCCCCTGGACGGGCTCCTCGGCCTGAAGCTCCTGGCCTTCGCGGTGCCGGCGGCCCTGGTGGCCGGAGCCTTCGCGGAGACCACGCACCGCCTCGCGGCCTGGACCCGGGCCCGCCTTCCCCACCCCTGCCTGCGGGCCTTCGCGGGCGGCTGCGCGGTGATCCTCCTGGCCCTCGCCTTCCGGACCCCCGACTACCTGAACCTGGGCACGGTCTGGCTTCCGCGGGTCCTGGACGCGCCCGGGCCGGTCCCGGGCTGGGCCTTCCTCCTGAAGTTCCTCTTCACGGCCGTGACCCTGGGCTTCGGCTTCAAGGGCGGCGAGGTGACGCCCCTGTTCGTCATCGGCGCGCTCCTGGGCGCCGCCCTGGCGCCGGTCCTGGGCATGCCCGTGCCCTTCGCCGCGGCGGTGGGCTACGTCACGGTCTTCGCCGCGGCCAGCAACACCCCCCTGGCCTCCCTCATCATGGGCGTCGAACTGTTCGGGGCGGCCTTCGCGGGCCCCCTCGTCCTCACCTGCTTCCTCGCGTACGTCCTGGTCGGCCACCGCGGCATCTACGGCGGCCACCGGGTGCATACCCCGAAGATGGGCGTCTGAGCCGCCGCGCCAGGGCCGCAGGGGAAACCGCCCGGACAGGGCTCAGGCGGAGAGCGCCTCGGAGGCCCGGGCGCGCTGGCGGGCCCCCGCCTTGCGGGCCTTCTCCACATCGGGCAGGTGCTCCACGGCCCACTTGCACAGGGCGCCCAGGGGCTCGCGCAGGGTCGTCCCCAGCTCGGTCAGGGAGTATTCGGTGCGGGGCGGCACCTCGGGGTAGACGACGCGCTTCACCAGGCCGTCGTGCTCCAGCTTGCGCAGGGTCTGGGTGAGCATCTTCTGGCTGATGCCGCCCACCTCCCGCTGGAGCTCGCCATAGCGGCGGGTGCCCTGGGACAGGAGGTAGATCACGAGGGTGGTCCACTTGTCGGCGATGAGGTCCAGGACCATCCGGGTGGGGCACTGGGGGCTCAGGACGTTGGGAGCGGCGGAACAGGCCTTGCGAACCATGGGGTGCCTACCTTCCATTCAGGTGCCTACTATCCAAAAGAGAGCAGCCATCCTAATTTTGTCCTACGGCCTTGAACGCCGCAACCCACCCCTTGAAAGGAGTGACCGATGACCGCAGCCCTCAGCGCCCAGGATCTGCTCACCGTCCAGAACCGCCGCTACGCCACCAAGAAGTTCGAGACGACCCCCATCCCCGCCGAGACCTGGGCCGCCCTCGAGGCCTCCCTCGTGCTCACCCCCAGCTCCTTCGGGCTCCAGCCCTGGAAGTTCCTCGTGGTCTCCGACCCCGCGGTCCGCGCGAAGCTCAAGGAGGCCTCCTGGGGCCAGGCCCAGGTGGAGGAGGCCAGCCACCTCGTAGTCTTCCTCGCCAAGGACACCCTGAGCGCCGAGGACGTCCAGCACTTCATCGCGCGCATCGCCGAAGTCCGGGGCGTGGCTCCCGAGAGCCTGGCCGGGTACCGCGACATGATGGTGGGCACCCTGGTGACCGGCCCCCGCGCCGCCCACATCCAGGAATGGGCCACCCGCCAGGTCTACATCGCCCTGGGCAACTTCATGACCAGCGCCGCCCTCCTGGGCGTGGACACCTGCCCCATGGAAGGCCTGGACCCCGCCCGCTACGACGAGATCCTGGGCCTGGCCGGCACGGGCTACCACACCGTCTGCGCCTGCCCTGCCGGTTACCGGTCCGGCGACGACAAGTACGCCGCCCTGGCCAAGGTCCGCTTCCCCGTGGAAGAGATCGTCGTCCACCGCTGAGCCGTCCCGGGGGGCGGTCCGGGTTCTGCGTCCCCCGCTTCTGGGCCAGAATGGGGGCATGGGAGAACCCTACTATCTCCGGAATTTCCAGACCGTCCTCTCGGACGTGGAAGGCCGGTACGGGGATCTCCTCACCCCGGACGAGGCGGCCCGGCTGGCCGGGTTCAGGGAGCTGGATCCGGAGGCGCGGATGTTGTTCGTGCGCCTCCTTACCCGCAAGGGGCCCTGGATCCGGCGGGACGCCTTGGCCTACGCGGAGATCGGCGACCTGCCCGGCGCCCTCGGGCGCCTGGAGGCCGCCGGCCTCTGCCAGACCGAGACCGGGGCCACGCCCGCCGACCTGACCGCCCTCCTGCGCCGGGACGAACTGGCGGCGCGCCTGCGGGCGGCAGGGCTCCCCTGTCCGGCCCGGGCCAGCCGGGACGCCCTGGCGGACCAGCTGCTGGCCTCGGCGCCGGAGGCGGCCGGCCTTCCCGCCGTGGCCCTCCGGGACCGGGCCTGGGCCGACCTGGCCCTCCTGCTCTTCTTCGGGAACCGGGAACAGGGCCTCGCGGACTTCGTCATGGCCGACCTGGGCCACGTGCGGTACGAGGCCTACCCCCTGGACCCCGCGGGCCGGGCCTTCCGCACCCGGGCCGAGGTGGAGGCCCTCTGCTCCCTGGAGGCCCTGCGGGACGCCCTCGAGGCCGGGGAGGACCTGGCGGGGCCCACCGGGGCCCTGCTCGCCATGGAGGCCTGCCCCGGCCTCCGCGCAGGCCGGCGCCACCGGCGGCTCCTGAACGAGGCGGGCCGGGCCTGGGAGCGCCTGGGCCGGGAGGAGGCCGCCCTGGCCTGCTACGGCCGGAGCGGGCTGCCCCCGGCCCGGGAGCGCGTCGCCCGGATCCACCTGGCCGCGGCGCGCTGGCCCGAGGCCGCCGAAGCGGCCCTGGCCATGGCCCGCGCCCCCCTGGATCCCGGGGAGGCCCGGGCGGCGCGCCGGATCCTCGCGCGCCTCGCCCGGCACGAACCCGCCGCCGCCGCGTGGCTCGCGGCCCATCCCCCCCCGCCGGCCCCGGCCGAGCTGCGCCTGACGGTCCCGCGCCATCCCTCGGGCCTGCCGGAGCAGGCCGCCCTGGCCGCGGCGCCGGACTGGCGGGGCTGGCACACCGAGAACGTCCTCTGGAACGCCCTCTTCGGGCTGGCCTTCTGGGACGTGGTCTTCGCGCCGGTGCCGGGCGCCTTCTTCCACCCCTTCCAGGCCGGCCCCGCGGACCTCCGCAGCCCGGCCTTCGCGGAGGCCCGGCGGGAGCTGCTGGCGGCG
Encoded here:
- a CDS encoding VRR-NUC domain-containing protein codes for the protein MGEPYYLRNFQTVLSDVEGRYGDLLTPDEAARLAGFRELDPEARMLFVRLLTRKGPWIRRDALAYAEIGDLPGALGRLEAAGLCQTETGATPADLTALLRRDELAARLRAAGLPCPARASRDALADQLLASAPEAAGLPAVALRDRAWADLALLLFFGNREQGLADFVMADLGHVRYEAYPLDPAGRAFRTRAEVEALCSLEALRDALEAGEDLAGPTGALLAMEACPGLRAGRRHRRLLNEAGRAWERLGREEAALACYGRSGLPPARERVARIHLAAARWPEAAEAALAMARAPLDPGEARAARRILARLARHEPAAAAWLAAHPPPPAPAELRLTVPRHPSGLPEQAALAAAPDWRGWHTENVLWNALFGLAFWDVVFAPVPGAFFHPFQAGPADLRSPAFAEARRELLAARLERLSDPAEARRLILGALAAKRGTANPFVAWKALPDEVVAAALDTVPHGALLAVLGTMAPQPSAWRSGFPDLFLCREGQCMLWEVKGPGDTLRPEQERWLGIFAAAGVDARVVRVQYADGEDA